The sequence TGGTTTTGTTGGTACGACGGTGATTTTGCCTGGTACGGGAAATTCATGAAAATCTAGGGCGCTTTGTTTTAATTTGTCTTCCATCTTCATATCCTTTGTATCAATAGGGTAAGGGCTTCGTTAGTATAATGGTAATGGAGCGTTAAATCATGACGGCTCCGACACTTTTTTCAAATTAGTAAACTCGATTTATTAAAAACCATTAATACCTAGTTATAGGTATATTATTAGCACTATTTAATTTCATCGGTGTAATAAACGCGAACAGAAAAAAGACAATATTTGTTTATTATTTACCAAATATTAAATTAACATTTAAAATAATTAAAATTTTTATATAGTTAAAAAAAACAATAACTGTTTTCACTTTCTGTGTATTTTTAATATACCCTGACCATCATACAAGTCATTGTAACTATAAAGATTTTATAGAATTAGATTTTTTGTTAGTCTTTTGGGTTATTTTCTTTTTTACCCGTAACAATAATTGGTGTAATATTGCCAACCGTCAATTTATTTTCTTATTGTTTTAATAAGATGTCTGATTCTAATTTTTATTCTTCATTTGGAATTTACTTTTTTATTTTCTGCTATTGGAAAGATTACGCACATTATTATTTTTTTTTAGGGAGAGGGGTTATGCCTAGCTACTCAATTATGATAGTGGATGATCACCCTATCATGAGATATGGATTACGGCTATTGTTAGAAAAAGACAAGGATTTTGTCGTAGTAAGCGAAAGTGGCAATGCTCAAGAGGCAGTAACTGCTGCAAAACAGTTAAATCCAGACTTAATTATGATGGACTTAAATCTACAAGGGCGTTCAGGTATTGATATTATTCGAACACTTCGTCGCTCTGGTTTAACATCTTATGTTCTTGTTTTATCCGTTTCTGATTCACGTAATGATGTTTATGCTGCGTTGGATGCAGGCGCAAACGGTTATCTTTTAAAAGAGTGTGAATTAGACATGCTATTACTGAGCCTACGCAAAGCTGCGGTTGGACATCCCGTTTATAGTGAGCGAGTGTGGCAATATATTCAGCTTAGGCAAAACTATTCTGACCCACTTTCAGCGTTGACTAAAAGAGAGTTAGATGTGCTTCATGAAGTGTCTGCGGGAATGAAAAATAAGCAAATTGCTGAAAATTTATTTATTTCTGAAGAAACAGTGAAAGTTCATATTCGTAATATTTTAAAGAAGTTGCAAGTCACTTCTCGTTTAGCTGCCAGTCTTATTCTTATTAAACATCAGTATTAAACGTATTACCCCGACACTGGGTCGGGGTAAGAAAGAGATATCGCTTTATTATTTCATTTAAGTCTATATCAAGCCATTGATTACTCAATAGGTACTGGATAACTCAATACTTTAAAATGGTTATCGGGTAACTTTTCGATATTTAACTGATACAGTTCGCGATTTATTCCATTCAGCACAATATCAAGTTCACTAAAAGCGGATTGTATTTCTTCATTGGTTGCCCATGAAGGGATCCCTTTCACACCATAATAGAAATAAATTTTACTTTTATCTGAGTCTATTGGTTGAATTTCTTTTATCTGACTAATAAAAAGATGACCGTAGCAAAAGTCTTGATAAGGTTGCCAAGCTTTACGTCCTTTTTCACTAAGATTAAACACCCATTCTTCTCCATTTTCGGTTTGTTCAATCAATCCAGCTTCAACTAATGCATGCATTCTTTCTAATACCCATGGTGCATCATCTTCATTGCTGTACACAGGCCATTTCCCTTCGCCCAAACACAATAAATAATCACTGTTAAAAAAAGCCTCTAAGGCTATTTTATACTCATCAACTTTTCTACTGTCTTTTTCTTCGTCAGCCCAGCTAAAAGAAGAGAGTAAAAGCAATATAAGACTCAGTGAAATACTTTTCATATTTTCTTTTACCAACGGAAATCTTTATTCGTATTTGTATTACTCTACGCTACACAATTCGTTACACTAACGTGACAGTTTAATATCCGATATATTTTATAATGTAAATAGGATTTTTCACTACAACAAAAGCTGTTATTTTGGAATTGTATAACACTCATTCTCATCAATACTAATATTACGTATTGTCATATAAGGAAAATATCATGTCCACGACAAACCTGACATACACCATGTACGGCATAAAAAATTGCGATACTATCAAAAAAGCGCGTAAATGGTTAGATGATAATCATATTCCTTACGTGTTTCATGATTACCGCAAAGAGGGTTTGACGGAAGCATTATTACGCACCTTTACAGAAAATTTAGATTGGCAGACACTTGTGAATAAAAGAGGAACAACTTGGCGTCAATTATCTGATGAAGAAAAGAACACTATCACTGATGTTACCTCTGCAATCTCACTAATGTTAGATAAACCAGCCATCATTAAACGCCCTATCCTTGTGTCATCAGACAACCGCTTTATGGTTGGTTTTGGTGTCAATGATTATTCGACCTTTACAGGAGCCTAATTTTTATGTCCTGTCCTGTTATTGAGCTTGCACAACAACTGATTTCGCGTCCATCAATCAGCCCTGATGATCAAGGTTGTCAGCAACTGATTATCAATAGGCTTGCTCCTCTTGGTTTTACTATTGAAAGAATGCCTTTTGGTGAAACTGAAAATCTCTGGGCTTGCCGTGGTGGTGAAGGTGAAACACTGGCTTTTGCTGGCCATACTGATGTTGTACCAACAGGGGATCCTAATTTGTGGGATAACCCACCTTTCGAGCCGTCTATTCGTGATGGACTATTATATGGGCGCGGTGCGGCAGATATGAAAGGCTCGCTTGCCGCCATGATTGTCGCGGCTGAACGTTTTGTTCACTCTTATCCCGATCACCGTGGACGACTCGCTTTTTTAATTACATCAGATGAAGAAGCGAAAGCTGCAGATGGCACGGTTAAAGTCGTACAATCTTTAATGTCTCGTGGCGAACGTCTCGATTACTGCCTTGTGGGTGAACCTTCAAGCCAACATCATTTAGGTGATATGGTAAAAAATGGTCGTCGTGGCTCAATAACAGCAAATTTAATTATTCAAGGTGTGCAAGGCCATGTTGCTTATCCTCACCTTGCTGAAAATCCGATTCATCTTGCTTCCCCTTTTATCCAAGAGCTTGTTAATACTGTTTGGGATGAAGGTAATGAATTTTTCCCAGCAACCACAATGCAAATTGCCAATATCCATGCAGGCACAGGCAGCAATAATGTGATCCCCGGTGAACTATTTCTTCAATTTAATTTCCGTTTTAGCACGGCCATTACCGATGAAGAAATCCGCCAACGCACTGAGGCATTATTACAAAAGCACCAACTTCGCTATCAGCTGGAATGGGCTTTATCTGGTCAGCCTTTTATTACTGGGCAAGGCAAACTACTTGAAGCTGTACGTTACTCCGTTAAACATTACACCAATTTAGAGCCAGAACTCTCCACCAGCGGAGGCACTTCTGATGGACGATTCATTGCCCAAATGGGCGCTCAAGTCGTCGAATTAGGCCCCGTTAACGCAACAATTCATAAAGTCAATGAGTGTATTAGTGCAGCAGATTTACAACAGCTTAGCCGAATTTATCAGCGGATCATGGAGCAACTTATTTTATGATGACACCTTTAATGCTCACAGGCCGTTCTACCGACCATTTAGTCACTTTATCTGGTCAGCATCGTTTGCAATTTAATGCCACTAAGGCTTTTTTAGCATTACAACAACAAGCCACAAAAGCAGGCTTTAAATTAATGCCAGCCAGCTCTTTTCGTGATTTTAATCGCCAGTTAGCTATATGGAATGGAAAGTTTGAAGGTACTCGTCCTGTTTTAGATGCACAAAGCCAGCCAATGGATATTCATGCATTATCAGAAGGTGAACGCTGTATCGCTATTTTAAAATGGTCAGCATTACCTGGTGCAAGTCGCCACCATTGGGGTACTGAAATTGATATTTACGATCCTTTTCGTTTGCCTGAAGGTCAATCATTACAATTAGAACCTTGGGAATACGAGGATAGTGGTTATTTTGCAGAGCTTAATGATTGGTTAACGGAAAATATGTCAGCATATGACTTTTATCGCCCTTTTACTCATAAAAAGAGTGATATTGCTTATGAGCCATGGCATATCAGTTATTGGCCTCTTTCTCATGAAGCTTCTCTTGCTTATACACCTGATATTCTGAAATCGGTGTTAGAAGAAGAGCATATTTATGGTAAACAGTGGCTATTAGCGAATCTTGACGAGGTATATGCTCGTTATATTGTTTTGCCTGAATAATCTTATTTTTTATATGGGACTTCGTGTTGATCGTTAACAGGAAGTCGCCACATAAATATCAATAAACACACTAAGATTATCAGTAATAATATTCTGACCCAAAGCATAGACACTAACCACAGTGAAATCGCAAAGGTAATTAAGATCACCAAGATAGCTTTAGGTTTCGCCCCTTTAGGCATAGCGCGATAAGTTTGCCAATATCGTAAATAAGGGCCGAACCAAGAACGATAAAGTAACCAATAATGAAAGCGCTTTGACGAACGAGAAAAGCACCATGCTGCAAGTAGTAAGAAAGGTGTAGTGGGTAAGACAGGTAAAATAACCCCTAGCGTAGCTAATCCAACGCATAACCAACCTGCTATAATCAATAATATCCGTTTCATGCAGTGCTTTTCCAACTCATGCTGTATTGCGTTATTTTATCGAGTTAAATAAAAAAGATCCTCATTCTCAATAACAATTTTAAAACAGAAGGCGTATTTATGCACTGGTTTGCTGATTATTGGTGGGTAATTTTAATTCTTTTAGTGGGAATTATTATTAACGCTATTAAAGAGATGAATAAAGTTGATCCTAAAAAATTTCTTAAAAATAAGCGAAAACTCCCTCCACATCGTGATTTTAATGATAAATGGGATGATGAAGATGATTGGCCTAAACAAAATCAAAACAAGAAGGATGAGAATAAGTAGCTAACCATTGTTGATAACGCGATGTTAATTGAGCATTTTTTTCGATCATTAATTGTGCACATTGCGCTCTTAATTGCTTAGTTAAGCTTTTTTTTCCCGATAAAGAAAACTCAGATACGCACTGTTCAACTGACTTATTGTCAACAAAAAAAGCCACCAATAACGGATAGTGTTGCTCATAACCGACCAAAAAGTTAGCAACACTCTCATAAACAGTAAGGGCTGGACGATGAGCAAATGCAAAACCCGCCATCATTAACCAGCTGTCTTGCGGTGTAGCAAGATGATTTGATATTAAATTATCCGCTAAATAGCATTTTGTTTGCTGTTTTATCTGCGGATATTGTAAAGAAAAGGCACTTAAAGCAGATTGTAATAACGTCTCACCTTGTTCTGTTAGCGGATAAATCGCCATTGCAGTGTAACATCCACTGCTTGCCTCTTTATGTACGCCTAACCGTACTATTTGAAAGCCACATTGCTTCCAAAACTGCGCTAATACGTCAGTGTAACCAAAACTCACCGAAAGATAATCAATAGCCTGTTTTTGGCTCTCTTTTACAATATTAGCAATTAACGTCGCGGCAATTTTTTGGCGCCGATATTGAGGTAAAACAGCAATACGGCTAATACGCAATGAATTCAAACACATGGCATCAGGAGTTAAACCATAAGTGACTAATGATTGAGCAACCAAATTACCTCTCGGCCTACGAACCCCTAGCCAGACATCGTGAGCAAGTTCGAAAGGTGCTCCCCCTTCTTCAATACACCACACCGCACCCACGATTTTTTTATTCATTGACGCTGACCAATAACGCTGTTTTTGACCATCAAGCAAACGTCGTAAATCAAGTGGCGTTGTTCGATAATGTGCACTCGTCAGCAATTGATAAAAATTATGAAGTTGTGAAATATTATTATGCCAATTTCCTTGAAGTTGCTGGATATCGACTTCACCTTGTTGCTGATAATCAAAATCATACTCAGGCTCATCAAGTAATAACAATTGATTAAGCCAATTTTCTAATGGACAATCTTTAGCCCAACGAATGGGGGCTTGTAATTGATAAGTACGCAAATTAGGGATACTGTCTCCTAATTTCAGCATAAAACCTCGTCCTGTTCCTTCGTAGCCTTGTACTGTGGTTGTCATTAATACATTAGGAAAATAACGGCACAATGCCTCTAGTTGTGCAATGGGCAGAGAAGCCGCCTCATCAATAATCAGCCAATCGCTTTGAATATTGTTATTTACACATAGCGCTAATAAATTATCAGGAGAGTAAAATAAAATCGCTTTATTGGTATGTGAAGATAAAACATCTATACTCTTTTTCGCTGGCGCACAGACCAGTACATTTCCTGGATATTGTTCGATAAACATTCCCGCTAGTGCTGACTTTCCTCTACCTCTTGGGGCAATAACACTCCAAACACAGGATGTTGATAAGAGCAAATTATCTAAAATTACTTGCTGTTCTGCGGTTGGTTTACCTTGTGGAAGTGCCCAAGAGCCAGCCGTTTCAATGATGACGGGTAATTGTAATAATGCTGATTGCTGCCAGACGATCACTTGGTCATCACCTAAAGTGATATTTTTTAGCCACGCCATAAAATTTGGTGTTGAAAGTACACCTTGAGCATCATTCCAGCGCTGACTATCGTTATCAATATAATTGCCCCAACTTTCAATATCTGGCAGACATAGGATCAATATACTACCTGCTTTTAATGTGCCCGTTAACATGGCTAAAGCATCCGTGTTAAATCCTAGATTGGCATCAAAAACGGCATGAAGAAACTCACGACCTAATAGGCGAATTGCTTGTTCTGGCAAAATAGCATGGGGTTGATTTGAAGATATCGTGATCCAATCACCTTGGCATAACTGAGTAATTTGTTGGATCTGCTTCATTTGCCACGTAGGGTCGCCTGTTAATAGCAGTAACTGACGTTGCCCTAATTGCGCTAATTTTTGCTGATATTGATGTAAATAGGAAAATGGCACAGCTAGGATTTACCGATTAACAATGACAGAATACCCGCTGCAATTAATGGTCCAACAGGTACACCTCGGAAAAGTGCGACACCAATAACGGTACCGACTAATAAACCAGCAACCGTGGAAGGTTGATTATTCATTAAAGAAACGCCCCGAGCGCCTAACCAAGACACCGCGACACCTATTGCAATTGCTAGCAGTGATTTCCAATTTAAAAATGAATTGAGAACTTCCTGTCCTGAAATACGCCCCGTTGCAATGGGTGTCATTACCCCAATGGTCAAAATTAAGATCCCGATAGTCATGCCATATTTTTCAACAACAGGAAAATATTGATTGAGCGGTGTAATTTTTATCACTAGCAAAGCAAGCATTGCTAACGTTACAGTCATATTATGACTAATAATGCCAAGCCCTGCGAGCACCAGCAAAATTAATAGAGAGGGATCAACGTTACTCATGTTTGTTCCTAAGCCTTTCTCTTTATCGCGTTAATTATTTTTTATTCAACGACGAATGGTATTAGTTCAAAGACGAAGAAGCAAATGTATCGCAAGATTTGATACTGCCACTATTATAGCCTCTCATAAACCACGTTTTACGCTGCTCTGCTGTGCCGTGTGTAAAACTGTCAGGCACGACATAACCTTGCTGTTGTTTCTGTAATTTATCATCACCGATGGCTTGCGCCGTTTTAATCGCCGTTAATAAATCGCTTTCGTCAATACGGCCTTCACCTGCAATAAAATGTCCCCACATTCCCGCAAAACAGTCTGCTTGCAACTCTAATTTTACGGATAAACGATTTGCCTCTGCTTTTGAACGCGCCCTTTGTTGTTGTTCGCGCATTTGATTAGTGATGCCTAATAAATGCTGAACATGGTGCCCGACTTCATGTGAAATTACATAGCCTTGAGCAAATTCACCACCGCCACCCAGTTTATGTTTCATTTCATTATAAAAAGAGAGATCGAGATAAATCTTTCTATCCGCGGGGCAATAAAAAGGTCCCATTATTTTTGTCCCTGTGCCGCATTGCGTTGTGGTGCTATTGGTATATAAAACGAGTTTCGGATAACGATATTGTTTGCCTGCTTGTGCAAAAAGAGTTTGCCAAAAATCTTCTGTACTGGCTAAAACAACGCTACTAAAGTCTGCGGCCTCATTATAAAGAGCGCTTTGTTGTTCGTTAGGTTGTGGCACTTGGTTGGTTTCACCTGTTAAAGAGTTAAAATCAAACCCCATAAAACTCGCTAACACTAAAACAATAATAATCACAAACCCATATTTAGTACGGAGTAAAAGTGCAATTAATCCTAAAGGGAGATTACTACCGCCTGATGCGGAGGAAGATTGCCCTCTTCTATCTTCAACATTGTCACTTCTTCGGCGATCATTCCAACGCATAACTTATCCCCACAGTTTAAATAGACGATTTTAGCTTTATTATGAACAAATTTATCACTTGATTTGAGATAATAACAAAAAATTGCAATCTCTATTCCCTATTTTTTAAGAGCAAGATAATAGGGACTATCAGAGTAAAATAGCCTCCATTGTCACAAGAAATAAATATATATCATAAGAAATTAAAACTGTTTTTTTAACGAGTTCATAATAGAATTCTTGTTCCTACCCTTGTATCCTTTATTTACTCATAAATAGATAATTTAATGACTCGAACTCAACGTTTACTCACTTTATTGCAGATTTTAAAAGAAAATCGCTACCCGATAACGGCAGATGTACTTGCAGATAAATTACAAATTAGTGTCAGATCTATTTATCGTGATATTGACTCTTTACGTCATCAAGGTGCTGAAATCACGGGTGAAGCAGGTATCGGTTATCAACTAAAGTCAGGATTACTCCTGCCACCATTAACCTTTGATATTAATGAGCTTGAGGCGCTTATTTTGGGTTTACGTTGGGTAGAAAGTCATACAGATAAAGAATTAAGCCACTCCGCATTACGGGCAATTAATAAAATCAATGCCGTGGTGACCACACAACATCAAACATTGCTTGAACAAAATACCTTATTCGTTCCCACTAACCAAATTAT comes from Proteus vulgaris and encodes:
- a CDS encoding DUF454 family protein, which gives rise to MKRILLIIAGWLCVGLATLGVILPVLPTTPFLLLAAWCFSRSSKRFHYWLLYRSWFGPYLRYWQTYRAMPKGAKPKAILVILITFAISLWLVSMLWVRILLLIILVCLLIFMWRLPVNDQHEVPYKK
- a CDS encoding response regulator, whose product is MPSYSIMIVDDHPIMRYGLRLLLEKDKDFVVVSESGNAQEAVTAAKQLNPDLIMMDLNLQGRSGIDIIRTLRRSGLTSYVLVLSVSDSRNDVYAALDAGANGYLLKECELDMLLLSLRKAAVGHPVYSERVWQYIQLRQNYSDPLSALTKRELDVLHEVSAGMKNKQIAENLFISEETVKVHIRNILKKLQVTSRLAASLILIKHQY
- a CDS encoding neutral zinc metallopeptidase, whose amino-acid sequence is MRWNDRRRSDNVEDRRGQSSSASGGSNLPLGLIALLLRTKYGFVIIIVLVLASFMGFDFNSLTGETNQVPQPNEQQSALYNEAADFSSVVLASTEDFWQTLFAQAGKQYRYPKLVLYTNSTTTQCGTGTKIMGPFYCPADRKIYLDLSFYNEMKHKLGGGGEFAQGYVISHEVGHHVQHLLGITNQMREQQQRARSKAEANRLSVKLELQADCFAGMWGHFIAGEGRIDESDLLTAIKTAQAIGDDKLQKQQQGYVVPDSFTHGTAEQRKTWFMRGYNSGSIKSCDTFASSSLN
- a CDS encoding tRNA(Met) cytidine acetyltransferase TmcA, which produces MPFSYLHQYQQKLAQLGQRQLLLLTGDPTWQMKQIQQITQLCQGDWITISSNQPHAILPEQAIRLLGREFLHAVFDANLGFNTDALAMLTGTLKAGSILILCLPDIESWGNYIDNDSQRWNDAQGVLSTPNFMAWLKNITLGDDQVIVWQQSALLQLPVIIETAGSWALPQGKPTAEQQVILDNLLLSTSCVWSVIAPRGRGKSALAGMFIEQYPGNVLVCAPAKKSIDVLSSHTNKAILFYSPDNLLALCVNNNIQSDWLIIDEAASLPIAQLEALCRYFPNVLMTTTVQGYEGTGRGFMLKLGDSIPNLRTYQLQAPIRWAKDCPLENWLNQLLLLDEPEYDFDYQQQGEVDIQQLQGNWHNNISQLHNFYQLLTSAHYRTTPLDLRRLLDGQKQRYWSASMNKKIVGAVWCIEEGGAPFELAHDVWLGVRRPRGNLVAQSLVTYGLTPDAMCLNSLRISRIAVLPQYRRQKIAATLIANIVKESQKQAIDYLSVSFGYTDVLAQFWKQCGFQIVRLGVHKEASSGCYTAMAIYPLTEQGETLLQSALSAFSLQYPQIKQQTKCYLADNLISNHLATPQDSWLMMAGFAFAHRPALTVYESVANFLVGYEQHYPLLVAFFVDNKSVEQCVSEFSLSGKKSLTKQLRAQCAQLMIEKNAQLTSRYQQWLATYSHPSCFDFV
- a CDS encoding helix-turn-helix transcriptional regulator encodes the protein MTRTQRLLTLLQILKENRYPITADVLADKLQISVRSIYRDIDSLRHQGAEITGEAGIGYQLKSGLLLPPLTFDINELEALILGLRWVESHTDKELSHSALRAINKINAVVTTQHQTLLEQNTLFVPTNQIIEVDHTIAKDMRFSLREEKKARIDYKDAQKKLSSRIIWPIAVGYFQDSQVIAAWCELRQSYRHFRLDRIISYDVLSDNLPYPKSYLFSRWKKELLKETPDKN
- a CDS encoding YpfN family protein, which produces MHWFADYWWVILILLVGIIINAIKEMNKVDPKKFLKNKRKLPPHRDFNDKWDDEDDWPKQNQNKKDENK
- the dapE gene encoding succinyl-diaminopimelate desuccinylase — protein: MSCPVIELAQQLISRPSISPDDQGCQQLIINRLAPLGFTIERMPFGETENLWACRGGEGETLAFAGHTDVVPTGDPNLWDNPPFEPSIRDGLLYGRGAADMKGSLAAMIVAAERFVHSYPDHRGRLAFLITSDEEAKAADGTVKVVQSLMSRGERLDYCLVGEPSSQHHLGDMVKNGRRGSITANLIIQGVQGHVAYPHLAENPIHLASPFIQELVNTVWDEGNEFFPATTMQIANIHAGTGSNNVIPGELFLQFNFRFSTAITDEEIRQRTEALLQKHQLRYQLEWALSGQPFITGQGKLLEAVRYSVKHYTNLEPELSTSGGTSDGRFIAQMGAQVVELGPVNATIHKVNECISAADLQQLSRIYQRIMEQLIL
- a CDS encoding DUF441 domain-containing protein; translation: MSNVDPSLLILLVLAGLGIISHNMTVTLAMLALLVIKITPLNQYFPVVEKYGMTIGILILTIGVMTPIATGRISGQEVLNSFLNWKSLLAIAIGVAVSWLGARGVSLMNNQPSTVAGLLVGTVIGVALFRGVPVGPLIAAGILSLLIGKS
- a CDS encoding ArsC family reductase, with amino-acid sequence MSTTNLTYTMYGIKNCDTIKKARKWLDDNHIPYVFHDYRKEGLTEALLRTFTENLDWQTLVNKRGTTWRQLSDEEKNTITDVTSAISLMLDKPAIIKRPILVSSDNRFMVGFGVNDYSTFTGA
- a CDS encoding M15 family metallopeptidase, which gives rise to MMTPLMLTGRSTDHLVTLSGQHRLQFNATKAFLALQQQATKAGFKLMPASSFRDFNRQLAIWNGKFEGTRPVLDAQSQPMDIHALSEGERCIAILKWSALPGASRHHWGTEIDIYDPFRLPEGQSLQLEPWEYEDSGYFAELNDWLTENMSAYDFYRPFTHKKSDIAYEPWHISYWPLSHEASLAYTPDILKSVLEEEHIYGKQWLLANLDEVYARYIVLPE